GACGCGGTTTCGTCTTACGCTTCGACATGGCGAACGCCGCCTCCTGCGGGGGAAGAGAAGTACGCTTCACAATACGAAGTTTCACCAAATTGGCAACTCCGCCGGCATCCTCCGCTCGTTTCCCGGTATTTCTTTGCGCCTTCGCGCCTTTGCGTGAGATCTCAATCAGAAATGTCTCACGCAAAGGCGCGAAGGCGCAAAGGGGATGCGGGGGGGCTTCCAGGTGCGGTTGTAACGACCACTGCCCGCGCTTCCCCGCAAGTTTCTTCGCCATCCGCTCCGCCGCGCGCCCGCAAGCAAGCTAAATTTCCCATGGAGTCGAGTTGCATCGCTGCACTCGCTCCGCTGCTCGTCAGTCTTGCCCCTTTTCAAGTTGCGACGCCGCCACGACGCACTCGCGGTCGGAACCAATCCCGGCCACGCGGAGCGACGCAAGTGGATGGCTCGCAGTTGTCAGGTCTCGCTTCGCATGCGTGAGCGTCGCACTGCGCGCTCCAACCGTTCGCGCGAGGCCGCGCTATTCGTCCGCCGATACATCCGCCGCACCATCCAGCTCACTCAACACGGCAATGGTCGAATTTCGGTCGTTGGAGACCCTTCGCGAGGCGTTAGCCCCGGTCGAGGCGCTCCGAGGGGAACAATCTGAACTCGAGTCGTGGGTCTGCGAATCGTTCGCGACGCTCGATTCGCTGCATGGCGAACTTTCGGACTGGCAGCGCGACCTCACGCGACAGCAGGCGCTGCTCGATCAGCGCCAGGCGGCGGCCGACGATGCCTCGCAGCACCTCGCGCACGCCGAGGAGTACGAACGTCGGCTTGTCGCGGCTGAGGAAGAGTACCGACAGCTCGTCGCCGAGAACGCCGAGCAACTGCAAACCTTGGAAGAGGTTGGCCGCAAGCTCGCCGTGGCGAAGTCGGAGTTACGGCTGCTCCAGCAATCGAATGAGGAGCGAGGCACAGCTCTTGAACGCGAGCGGCAGCGGGCGACTGAAGAACATCACGAATGGCTCACCGAACTACGAGAATTACGGAGGACGATGCAATTGCATGGATCATTGCTGCAACGATTGACCGGATCTACGCACGAGGGGAATGCCTTGCCCGACGGCGCCGCAACTGGCCCGGCGAATGATGCCGCCGGGCAGACGCCGCTCGACGACGACGTGGCGTGTCGCGCCGCCGAACTGCGGCGGCGGGCGGAACTCCGCCGGGCCGCCCACGGGCGAACTTCCTGATTCCTGCGTTTGTCTCTCTTCCGGCTCAATCGATCTTCAGGCGGCTCAGCAATGGCAAAGAATCTCAACATGCATGGCGCGCATCTGCGGCGCATCAAACCCGGCAGCGAATTACCGCCGACGGTCCCGCTCGATCCCGAATCGCGCGAAGCGAACGAACTGCTCGAAGCGCTCGACGACGCGATGTTCGAAGCAATCGCGGGCGACGAAGCGGCGCTCGCCCGCGCGCGTGAACTATGGCAACGAGCCCTAATCGCCGTCGGCGGCGAGCGCGTCGAAGAGTCGCGTGAGCAGTATTTGCGATTTGCCGTCGAGACTACCAACCGCCACTCGGCGGGCGAAATCCGCGAATCGGCCCGCATGGTCGCCGCCGTAGAAGTCATCGCCTGGCTTACCCGTGGCGCGGCGTGACAGAAGGTTCGGCGAGGGGGGCCACTGGCATCTTGCCAGTGCTGAAGTGAAGACCCGCTTGGCAATTCACACTGGCAAGATGCCAGTGGCACCCAAGTCGCTTTCTCACCCCTCCGGAAACTGCCGGCAGTACTCATACAGCGCCATCGTCGTCGCCGTCGCGACGTTGTAGCTGAACGGTAGCCCCCAGACCGGAATCTCGACGACGTCGTCGAGCAACTTCAGCAGATCGGGCGTTAGTCCCGTCCGCTCGTTGCCGATCACCAGCGCCGTCTTCCGCTGGAACTGGAAGTGATGCATGTCGTGCGAGTCGGTCGTCTGCTCGAGCCCAACCAGCCGGTAGCCTTCCTCGCGGAGTCGCTCCAGCACCGGCGGCAGCGTCCGCCGGACTTCAATCGTGATCGTATCGGCCCCGTCGCGAGCGATCTTGCGATCAAGACTCGCCTGACCGGTGCAAATGATCCGGTCGAGCCCGCAGCAACTCGCCACCCGCGCGATCCGCGACAGGTTGATGTTGCTTCGCATCGGCGCACAGACGATGAGCAACTCGCGCGGGTGAGTGAGTTCACGGGGTGGTTTGTGACGTAAGTGTTCGAAACTCATAGAGAGCGATTCTAGCAGGCTGCTTGGTTCTGTTCAGGAGAAGAAGATTAACCGCCAAGGACGCCAAGGACGCCAAGGTTCGCCAAGGGAATGCGGGAATGTGAACCACAACGGCACGACGAGCACGACGAAAGGCAGGTTATGTCAGAGCTAAGTGTTCTCAAGCCGTATTTCTTTGCGCCTTCGCGCCTTTGCGTGAGACGATTCTGATTGAGATCTCACGCAAAGGCGCGAAGGCGCAAAGAAGAGCAGGGAAATAGCAGTTGCCCTTGGCGAACGTTGGCGTCCTTGGCGGTTCAAATTGAAGCTCAGTAAGTTCTTTGCCCCGTCCTCTCCGTCCGGTAAGCTAACAACGGCGGTTCGCAGGCGTCGGCTGGGTGAATCAAGCATTCACGTACCTACCTACTCACTTACTCACCTAAACCACCCAGCCCATCATGCCACTGGATGGCCGATCGCTGTTCCCCTGGATCGCCGGCATTGCGATTCTCGGCTCCATTGGCTGGGCCCTCAACCGTGGCCAACTTCCGCCTGCCGACTTCACGTTCATCAACGGCACGGAAGTCAAAAGCCTCGATCCCGCGATCGTTACCGGCCAGCCCGAGAACCGGATGATCAACGCCCTCTTCGAAGGGCTGACGAGCTGGAACCCCAAAACGCTCAAGCCCGAGCCAGGCGTCGCCGAGCGTTGGGACGTCTCCGAAGACCTGCTCACCTACACCTTCCACCTGCGGAAGGATGCGAAGTGGTCCGACGGCTCGCCGGTGACGGCCCACGACTTTATCTACTCGATGCGGCGGTTTCTCGACCCCCGCACCGCGGCCGAGTATTCGTACCAAGCGTGGTACGTAAAGAACGCCAAACGCTACAGCGGCGGCGGCCGCGCGGTGCGGCCGGGCGACAACGTTGAGGTGGAACTCAACGTCGATCCCGACTCCTCGAACGCGCTCCGCGGCGAACTCGTGCATGGCAAGCTCGTTCGCATCGAAGATAAGAGCGGCCAGGAACTCACCGGCGAAGCGCTCGACAAGGCCGCCGCCGACGAGACGCTGAAGATCGAAGACTGGGTCTTCGTCATCTCCACCGAAGCGGGCGAAGAACGCTTCCGCTACGCCGACGACGGGGCTGCCGCCGACAACGAGCCAGCGAAAGGCGAACGCCACGCACGGCAGATTCTGCTTGACCTGAAAGAAGTCGGCATGCGGGCAATCGACGATCACACGCTCGAGTTCACGCTCGAAAACCCGACGCCTTACTTCCTCACGCTCGTCGGCTTCTACCCGCTCTTCCCCGTGCAGCAAAAGTGCGTCGAAACCTTCGGCTCGCCCGATTGGACCGACGTCGAGAACATCGTTTGCAACGGCCCCTTCAAGCCGGAGTTCCGCCACTTGCGCGATCGGACCCGCGTCGTGAAGAACGAGCACTACTGGGATCGCGACAATGTCAAACTCAATAGCGTCGACTTCCTCGCCGTCGAGTCGAGCACCACGGCGCTCAACCTCTACCTCACCGGCGAGGTCGACTGGATTTACGACGTCCCCGCCTCGGCGCTGCGGACGTTGATGGCCGAGCGGCCGGTGCGAGACGATCTCAATCCGCAGCCGATGCTCAACACCTACTTCTATCTCCTCAACGTTAAACGCAAGCCATTCGACGACGTGCGGGTCCGCAAGGCGTTGTCGATGGCGATGGATCGCAATGAACTCACCCAAGTCCTGCTCGGCGCCGGCGAACTGCCGACCTACAGCCTCGTCCCGCCGGGGCTGCCCGGCTACGATCCGCCGCAGGGCCCGCACGAAGACGTTAAAGAGGCTCAGCGGCTCCTCGCTGAAGCGGGCTATCCGAACGGACGCGGCTTCCCCGAGATCGAGATCCTTCACAACACGCACGAAGGCCATCACGCGATTGCCCAACTCATCCGCGACCAATGGCGGAAGAATCTCGGCATTAGCGTCAAAACTCGCAACGAAGAGTGGGCCACCTTCAACGCCAGCCAGCGGCAACTCAAGTACGATGTCAGCCGCCGTGGCTGGATTGGCGACTACGCCGACCCCAACACGTTCCTCGACATGTTCGTTACCGGCGGCGAGAACAACTGCACCGGCTGGGGCAACGCCGAGTACGACCGACTGATCGCCGCCGCAGCGACCGAAACAGATTTCACGAAGCGGCTCGAACTCCTCCATCAGGCCGAAGCGATCCTCATGGACGAGCAGCCGATCATTCCGTTCTACAACTACGTCAGCAAGAACATGGTGAAGCCGACCATCCGCGGCTTTTACAACAACATTCAGGACACCCATCCGCTCTCGGCGATCTGGATCGACGCCGAAGAGAAGACGCCCAATCCGTTCATGGAGGGCCGGGAATGATTACGTTCATCATTCGGCGCCTCTTCTGGCTAGTCGTCACGATGTGGGCGGTCTTCACCGTTTCGTTCATCTTAATGCGAAGCGTCCCCGGCGGACCGTTCGACGGCGATCGGCAGGTTGCGCCGGAAATTAAGCGGAACATGGAGCGGCGCTACAACCTCGACAAGGAACTACACGAGCAGTACTTCATTGAGCTGAAACGGACGTTCCTCGAAGGCGATCTCGGCTTCTGCATGCGGCTGACCGACCGCAGCGTGAACTACGTGATCGCCCAAGGCTTGCCGATCTCGGCGGCGCTCGGCGTGCTGGCGCTCGCCTTTGCGATGACGTTCGGCCTGCTGACCGGCGTCGTCTCGGCGGCACGGCGAGGGAGTGCGCTCGACGTCGGCTTGCGACTCGTCGCGACGATCGGCATCGCGCTGCCGAGCTTCGTCGTCGCGACGATTTGCATCATGTTGTTCGTGTTCATGATTCCACTCTTCCCAGCTGCCGGTTGGGGAAGCGCGTCGCAACTCGTGCTGCCGGCGTTTTGCCTCGGCGCCCCGTACGCCGCGGAAGTCGCGCGGATCTCGCGTACGAGCTTGCTCGACGCCCTTTCGCAAGACTACATCCGCACCGCCCGGGCGAAGGGCCTCAGCAGCAGCCGTGTGATCCTCGTCCACGGCTTGCGAAATTCGCTGCTGCCGGTCGTTTCGTTCCTCGGCCCCGCAGTGGCCGGCATTCTTACTGGCTCGCTCGTCGTCGAGACGGTGTTCGCGATCCCCGGGCTGGGAATCTACTTCGTGAAAGCGGCCGAGCTCCGTGACTTCACCCTCGCGATGGGCGTGGTGCTGCTCTACACGCTCGTGCTCTACACGATGAACTTCCTCGTCGACCTCTCCTACGCCTACCTCGATCCCCGCGTGGAGCTGGAATGACGGCGTTTGTATTTCATATGAATAAAGATCTCACGCAAAGGCGCAAAGACGCAAAGAAGACTGCCAGCAAGTTGGGATGCTGCATTTCCTTC
This sequence is a window from Lacipirellula parvula. Protein-coding genes within it:
- a CDS encoding ABC transporter permease; amino-acid sequence: MITFIIRRLFWLVVTMWAVFTVSFILMRSVPGGPFDGDRQVAPEIKRNMERRYNLDKELHEQYFIELKRTFLEGDLGFCMRLTDRSVNYVIAQGLPISAALGVLALAFAMTFGLLTGVVSAARRGSALDVGLRLVATIGIALPSFVVATICIMLFVFMIPLFPAAGWGSASQLVLPAFCLGAPYAAEVARISRTSLLDALSQDYIRTARAKGLSSSRVILVHGLRNSLLPVVSFLGPAVAGILTGSLVVETVFAIPGLGIYFVKAAELRDFTLAMGVVLLYTLVLYTMNFLVDLSYAYLDPRVELE
- a CDS encoding TrmH family RNA methyltransferase; this translates as MSFEHLRHKPPRELTHPRELLIVCAPMRSNINLSRIARVASCCGLDRIICTGQASLDRKIARDGADTITIEVRRTLPPVLERLREEGYRLVGLEQTTDSHDMHHFQFQRKTALVIGNERTGLTPDLLKLLDDVVEIPVWGLPFSYNVATATTMALYEYCRQFPEG
- a CDS encoding peptide ABC transporter substrate-binding protein translates to MPLDGRSLFPWIAGIAILGSIGWALNRGQLPPADFTFINGTEVKSLDPAIVTGQPENRMINALFEGLTSWNPKTLKPEPGVAERWDVSEDLLTYTFHLRKDAKWSDGSPVTAHDFIYSMRRFLDPRTAAEYSYQAWYVKNAKRYSGGGRAVRPGDNVEVELNVDPDSSNALRGELVHGKLVRIEDKSGQELTGEALDKAAADETLKIEDWVFVISTEAGEERFRYADDGAAADNEPAKGERHARQILLDLKEVGMRAIDDHTLEFTLENPTPYFLTLVGFYPLFPVQQKCVETFGSPDWTDVENIVCNGPFKPEFRHLRDRTRVVKNEHYWDRDNVKLNSVDFLAVESSTTALNLYLTGEVDWIYDVPASALRTLMAERPVRDDLNPQPMLNTYFYLLNVKRKPFDDVRVRKALSMAMDRNELTQVLLGAGELPTYSLVPPGLPGYDPPQGPHEDVKEAQRLLAEAGYPNGRGFPEIEILHNTHEGHHAIAQLIRDQWRKNLGISVKTRNEEWATFNASQRQLKYDVSRRGWIGDYADPNTFLDMFVTGGENNCTGWGNAEYDRLIAAAATETDFTKRLELLHQAEAILMDEQPIIPFYNYVSKNMVKPTIRGFYNNIQDTHPLSAIWIDAEEKTPNPFMEGRE